The DNA segment CAGAAACGGATCACCGCCGAGGAAGCTGTAGCGACCCACCCGTTCGCCACCGACGACGCTTTCGAAGAGGAATGCATCGTTCTGCCAGCCCGCCTTGCAGAACGCGGACACCGGAGTGAGGGTGTCGCTGTAGAGCATGCGATAGACGGGAACCAGGCTGGCTTCCGTGGCGAGTGACTGAAATTCCGTGAACGACGGATGATGCATGAGAAGGCCTAGCAAAACTGACCCCGTTCCGCTCGCGGAACGGGATTCTCGCGTGTTCTAAAGGTTTTGATCGCGGCACTAAAAAGCTGTGCCTGCTGAGGAGCTGACTGTCGGGAAACGGGAAGAGCGGGTGTAGACCGGAAAAGGGCCGGGGAGGTTCGCCTGCCCGGCCCAGGGCGAACCCACATCTTAGCGAGTTCGCCAAGGGCAACAATCATCGATTGTTACGACGATTTGACACTGCCAGCGCCAGTTCTAGAATGACAGCACCGGAATCTTCCGGCGTCAGGGAAACGAACTCGCCGAGGAGGGTCTGGACGTGAAGAAGTGCTTGCGCTGTACGAAGCAGGCGACGCTCCATATTACGGAGCTCAAAGGGGGGAAATCCCTGTCGCTGCACCTGTGCGAAACCTGCGCGCAGGAGTACCTGAGCACGGTAGAAGTCGGCGGCATTCCGGACGAGTTCTCGGGAGCCCCGAAGGGCAACCTTGAAACCAGTGATATCGAGGATTCTGGAGAATCAGGCCCCAGGGCCTGTCCGCATTGCGGCATCACCTTCAAGGAATTCCGCAGCCAGGGGCGACTCGGCTGTCCCCGCGACTACGAAGTCTTTCACAGCGAGCTGGTGCCGCTGCTCGAAAGCATTCATGGGGAAACCCAGCACGTCGGCAAGTTCCCGCCCCGCGTCTCTGAAACCAGCCGCCGCCAGTTCGAACTGGTGCGCCTCCGCAGCGAATTGAAAACAGCCGTCGACGACGAACAATACGAACTCGCCGCCCGCCTCCGCGATCAGATTCAACAAATCGAAGCGGAAACGCGGAGTTCATAGTTGTCCCGGACGCTCAATTTCGCGCCGGAGTGCCGAGAACAAAATCGTCATTCGAGCACCGCCTCGCGTCCGGGACAATCAATTCAGCCCTGAATCAGATATTTCCTCAGTGCGCGTGGCTGAGGATTCCCTGACTCAACAAAACTCTTGTATCGATCAGCGCCTCCAACATTCTGCAAGATGGAGTGGGGAGAGGGGATCGTACCGGATCGTTGCCCGATGAACTCTTGGTAGCTTGAGAACTCCCACAGTGCAGGGTCGTGAGTCAGGCCCGCTCTCACCGGGTTGAGGTGGATGTAGCGAGTCAGGTGCAACAGATACTCTTCCTGGTCGACATGAATCGCCTTGAATCGTCCCTGGAACAGTGGACCGAATCTAGCGAGGCGATTGTTGATCGCCTGCGTATACGACTTGCCGAGCTGCCCCATGCGGTGCGACAGATCGTTGGTCAGCGGTCGCAGTACCAAGTGAAAATGGTTCGGCATCAGGCAATAGCAGATGACATCAGCATTTCTGTGACGAGAGGTGTCCTCCGCCTGTTGAGCTGGCGTTCCGTCTTCACCAATAAGCTCTCTCCGCAAGAGTCTGAGAAAGTGCGCGTAGTTGTTCCGGTCAAAGAACACCGGCTGGCGGTCAACGCCTCGGTTGTAGACGTGATACAGCTCGCCAGGTTGGCACTCGACAGCCCTCCGCGGCACTTCATCGGCTCCTGTTTTGAGACTCAATCGTTGTACCGCGTGCAACAAGAATTGTCCCGGACGCTGATGGTCACTTTGGAATACCGTGACCAGGATTGTCCTGAAGGTGGCGGCTAGCGTCCGGGACAATAGGCCGAGCATTCTCGAACAGTGATTGTCCCGGACGCTCAAGGTCACATGCAATAACGTGACCAAAATTCTTCCGAAGGCGGCCATCAGCGTCCGGGACAATGAGACAACCTCCCCTATTTTGAGGATGATGCGAGGCAGCCCGCAAGAATTGTCCCGGACGCTCAGGGTCACAATGGAATACCGTGTCCAAGATTGTCCAGAAGGCCGTGCTCAGCGTCCGGGACAATGAGCCCGTTCTCGAACAGGTGATTGTCCCGGACGCTTATTCGATCCGGTTTTTATTCGTTGAGCTCCAAGCGCGGTTGAAGCCCCAGCGTCCGGGACAAGGCTTTGGTAACTGTTACAAACTCGCCGCAATGGGTTTGAAAACATGATGAAGCCTGCTTGACCGGTTTCGCGGAAACGAGAAGAATCCCGCCACCTCAACGGCACCGGAAACGGAGCCGGGGACGGGAAACAAAACTGGTTTCCGGAACAGGCCTTACGCTCTGTCCGGTCCTTCAAAAATGGTCATGGATGACCCCGTCTGACGACCTCAGGCGGCGGGGCATGATGCCCCTCTTTTCTCATGCTTGAACCGACCCGACAACCTGGTTCTGTCAGCCTTCGCGGGCTGATCCCCTCCGCCAGCTTTGTGGGGTGTGCCGACGTCACCGTTTCCTCGGCGACCGAGCACAGTCACCATTGCACGCCAGGTTGTCTCTTTGCGGCTTTGCCGGGCACTCGCTCACATGGCCGCGACTACGTGAAGCACGCCCTTCTCGGCGGGGCCGCGGCGATCCTCACTGATCGCCCACTCGCTGATGTGCCACTTCCCCAATGCATCGTCCCTGATGCACGTCAGGTCTATGGTCGTCTTTGTCACGCTCTATATGCCTTCCCCTCCCAGCGCTTGGGAGTAGCGGGGGTCACGGGCACCAATGGCAAAACGACCACGACCTGGATCGTGAGGTCCCTTCTCGAATCTGCCTCGCATCCGACCGGCGTCATCGGGACGATTGAATACAACGACGGCCTCGAATCGCAGCCCTCCACACTCACCACGCCCGATGCGCTCACCATGGCGCGGGCGCTGGCGGCGATGCGGGAACGTCACACCGGCCATGCGGCCATCGAACTGTCGAGTCATGCCCTGAAGCAGGGCCGGGCGGCGGGACTGTCGCTCGATGTCGCCATCGTGACGAACATCACGCACGATCACTTCGATTACCACGGCACCTTCCACGATTACCTGCGTTCGAAAGCCCGCATCGCCGGCCTCGTCAAACGGGGCGGTCTGCTGGTGCTCAATGCCGACGACCCCAATACCGAAAACATCCTCGAGCGCCTCGACAGCGACGTAAGAGTCTGTACCTTCGGACTCGAAATGCCGGCCGATATTCAGGCCGACGCCATTTCCATGTCGCCGCAGGGTTCGCAGTTTCGATTGACCATGGGCGCGCAGCGCATCGATTGCGTCACTCCGCTCGTGGGACGACACAATATCAGCAACTGCCTGGCCGCCGCCGCGGCAGCTGCACATTTTGGACTTTCGCTGGAAGAGATCGCACACGGTCTCGCCCAGTTCGGCATCGTGCCTGGCCGGCTCGAACGAGTCGATCGCGGACAGGATTTTCAGGTCTATGTCGACTATGCACACACCGATGACGCACTGCGTCGCGTGATTTCTTCGGTCCGGTCTGTGACCAGCGGGCGAGTGATCGTCTGTTTCGGCGCCGGCGGCGACCGCGATCGTGCGAAGCGTCCTTTGATGGGACGCGCTGCCTCCATCGCTGATGAAGTCATTCTCACCAGCGACAACCCGCGCTCCGAGAATCCTTACCACATTATTGACGAAATACTGTCAGGCATTCCGAAAGAGTGCTGTCCGCCGACGGTCGTCATCGATCGCCGCGACGCCATTGTGGCTGCGATTCAACGGGCCGCACCCGGTGACGCCGTCATCATCGCCGGAAAAGG comes from the Planctomicrobium piriforme genome and includes:
- a CDS encoding UvrB/UvrC motif-containing protein, translating into MKKCLRCTKQATLHITELKGGKSLSLHLCETCAQEYLSTVEVGGIPDEFSGAPKGNLETSDIEDSGESGPRACPHCGITFKEFRSQGRLGCPRDYEVFHSELVPLLESIHGETQHVGKFPPRVSETSRRQFELVRLRSELKTAVDDEQYELAARLRDQIQQIEAETRSS
- a CDS encoding UDP-N-acetylmuramoyl-L-alanyl-D-glutamate--2,6-diaminopimelate ligase, with the translated sequence MLEPTRQPGSVSLRGLIPSASFVGCADVTVSSATEHSHHCTPGCLFAALPGTRSHGRDYVKHALLGGAAAILTDRPLADVPLPQCIVPDARQVYGRLCHALYAFPSQRLGVAGVTGTNGKTTTTWIVRSLLESASHPTGVIGTIEYNDGLESQPSTLTTPDALTMARALAAMRERHTGHAAIELSSHALKQGRAAGLSLDVAIVTNITHDHFDYHGTFHDYLRSKARIAGLVKRGGLLVLNADDPNTENILERLDSDVRVCTFGLEMPADIQADAISMSPQGSQFRLTMGAQRIDCVTPLVGRHNISNCLAAAAAAAHFGLSLEEIAHGLAQFGIVPGRLERVDRGQDFQVYVDYAHTDDALRRVISSVRSVTSGRVIVCFGAGGDRDRAKRPLMGRAASIADEVILTSDNPRSENPYHIIDEILSGIPKECCPPTVVIDRRDAIVAAIQRAAPGDAVIIAGKGHEKEQVVGGQSLPLDDVAVCREALMSTLRNMQPHRRVADRSVSR
- a CDS encoding transposase → MAAFGRILVTLLHVTLSVRDNHCSRMLGLLSRTLAATFRTILVTVFQSDHQRPGQFLLHAVQRLSLKTGADEVPRRAVECQPGELYHVYNRGVDRQPVFFDRNNYAHFLRLLRRELIGEDGTPAQQAEDTSRHRNADVICYCLMPNHFHLVLRPLTNDLSHRMGQLGKSYTQAINNRLARFGPLFQGRFKAIHVDQEEYLLHLTRYIHLNPVRAGLTHDPALWEFSSYQEFIGQRSGTIPSPHSILQNVGGADRYKSFVESGNPQPRALRKYLIQG